From Mesorhizobium sp. Pch-S:
AGCCGGTGCGGCGGCGCAAGGTGAAGGAATAGGCGCGCGTATTCCACGTCCGGCGTTCTGCCGGACTGATGCCATGGCTATTGATATCGACTAAGAGAGGAGGATGAACATCCTCCTCTTTGTCGTTGCAGCTATCGCCGAGATCGCCGGCTGTTTTTCGTTCTGGGCCTGGTGGCGGCTGGAGAAATCGCCGCTATGGCTGCTGCCGGGTCTCGCCTCTCTGGTTGCCTTCGCCTGGCTGCTGGCGCTGGTGCCGGTCGACGCGGCCGGGCGCGCCTACGCGGCCTATGGCGGCATCTACATCGCTGCATCCCTGCTCTGGCTGTGGCTCGCTGAAGGCATTCGGCCCGATCGCTGGGATATCGTCGGCGCCGCGGTCTGCATGGCGGGAGCGTCCGTGATCCTGTTCGCACCGAGGAGCGTCTAGGCATGGAACTGCCCGCACCGCTGCGCCAGGCCGTCGAGCAATTGCTGGACAACGTACCGCTGGCAACACTGAAGCAGGCTTCCCGGACGTTGTCCGATCGCTACCGCGCCGAAGTGCGCGACGGGCGCCTGCACATGGGGGATGACATTGCCGCCAAGGCCTATCTCGCCACCCGCCTGCCCGCCACCTATGCAGCCGTCCGTACCAGTATCGAAGTGCTTGCGGACACATTGCCGGATTTTGCCCCAGGGACGATGCTCGATATCGGCGCCGGACCCGGCACGGTGTTGTGGGCTGCGGCAGACCAATGGGCTTCGATCGAATCCGCAACGCTGCTGGAAGCCAGCAATGCTGCCCGCAAAGTGGGGCAGACGCTCGCGACAGGCATCGATGTGTCGCAGGTCCGCTGGCAGGCCGGCGACGTGACGATCGATCTCGCGGACATGCCGGCCGCCGACCTCGTAACGATCGCGTATGTCATGGATGAAATCGCACCGGCATCGCTGCCTCGGCTGATCGAACGCCTCTGGCAGCTGACTGCCGGCACGCTGCTCGTCGTCGAACCGGGCACGCCTGCCGGCTGGCAGCGCATCCTGGATGCCAGAACCAGGCTGATCGAGATCGGCGCGTCGATCGTGGCTCCATGCCCGCACCAGGCACCCTGCCCGCTTGTTGCGCCGGACTGGTGCCATTTTTCGCGACGCGTCGCCCGCTCACGCCTGCACCGGCTGGCCAAGGATGCGGATGTGCCCTGGGAGGACGAGAAGTTCATCTACCTTGCCGCATCCCGTATGCCCCGCACCGCGCGGGCAGCCCGTGTTCTGGCGCCGCCGAGAACCGGTTCGGGCAAGGTCGCACTCAAGCTGTGCCAGCCTGACGGCACCGTATCGGAGCGGCTTTTCACGAAACGTGACGGAGACCTCTTCAAGACGGCTCGCCGGCTTGATTGGGGCGATGCGCTCGACCTCGAATCTGCCTGATCACGGCAATAGTTCTTGATCTGTTCCTGTTGCTCGGCTAGGCTTTATGCCCCACCGAGTCAATCGGATTCGGGGTGCCGGAATATCGTCCTGTGGACGATGTGGCAGTTCTGTGAATCACGGGCATTGGTTGGTCGTTCGGGGAGTCTGAATGGACCGTTGCCGCGATCCTTCTGCTAACGACACACCGGAATAGATTGGGGATATCATGGCAGAGGCAGCTCTCAAATTCGGCGCGGCGGAAACGCCGCTCTATCGGGAAGCCCCCAACAACATCGAGGCCGAACAGGCTCTGCTCGGCGCCATGCTCGTCAACAATGACGCCTTCTACCGGGTCTCCGACTTCCTCAAGTCCGCCCATTTCTACGAGCCTCTGCACCGCAAGATCTTCGAGGTCTCGGCGGAACTGATCCGCATGGGCAAGATGGCCAACCCGGTGACCATCAAGACCTTCCTGCCTGCCGACGAAAAGGTCGGCGACATGACCGTCGCGCAATATCTCGCAAGGCTCGCCGCCGAGGCCGTCACCGTCATCAACGCCTCCGACTATGGCCGCGCCATCTATGACCTGGCCACCCGCCGCGCGCTGATCACCGTCGGCGAGGACATGGTCAACATCGCCTACGACGCGCCGGTAGACATGTCGCCTTCGGAGCAGATCGAAGACGCCGAGCGGCGCCTGTTCGAACTGGCCGAGACCGGCCGCTACGACGGTGGTTTCGAAGCCTTCACCGACGCCGTCAAAACCGCGGTCGACATGGCCAATGCCGCCTATATGCGCGACGGCCATCTTTCCGGCATTTCCACCGGCTTGCGCGACGTCGACCGCAAACTCGGCGGCCTGCAACCCTCCGACCTGATCATCCTTGCCGGCCGTCCGGCCATGGGCAAGACGTCGCTGGTTACCAACATCGCTTTCAACATCGCCGAAGCCTATCAGCCGGCACAGCAGGCCGATGGATCAATCAAGGCCGCCAATGGCGGCGTTGTCGGCTTCTTCTCGCTGGAAATGTCGTCGGAACAGCTGGCGACCCGTATCATCTCGGAGCAGACCGAAATCTCGTCCTCGAAGATCCGCCGCGGCGAGATCACCGAGACCGATTTCGAGAAGCTGGTCGCCTGCGCGCAGACCATGCAGAAGATCCCGCTCTACATCGACGCCACCGGCGGTATCTCGATTGCGCAGCTTGCCGCGCGTGCGCGCCGCCTCAAGCGCCAGCGCGGCCTTGAAGTCATCGTCATCGACTACGTCCAGCTGATGCAAGGCTCCGCCAAATCCTCACAGAACCGCGTGCAGGAAATCACCGAAATCACCACCGGTCTCAAGGCGCTGGCCAAGGAACTCAATGTGCCCATCATCGCGCTGTCGCAGCTGTCGCGTCAGGTCGAAAGCCGCGACGACAAGCGCCCGCAACTGTCCGACCTTCGCGAATCGGGCTCGATCGAGCAGGACGCCGACGTCGTGCTCTTCGTCTATCGCGACGAGTATTACATGCAGAACAAGCAGCCAGAGGAAGGTACGCCGGAATATGAAGACTGGCGGATCAAATTCGAGAAGGTAAAGGGCAAGGCCGAACTGATCATCGCCAAGCAGCGTCACGGTCCGACCGGCACGGTCGAGCTTGCGTTCGAAGGTCAGTACACCCGCTTCTCCGACCTCGCCGAAGAGCATCAGTTGCCCGAGCGGTTCGAACATTGATCCGTATCCCTGCACCTCAGCGCAGAACAGGCCGTGTTCGTGGCTAAGTCGCGCGTTCAGTTCATCTGCCAGAATTGCGGCACGGTGCATCAGCGCTGGGCGGGCAAATGTGACGCCTGCGGCGAATGGAACACACTGATCGAGGAAGGTACCGCCGGCGGCATCGGCTCGGGACCCGCTTCGCTCAAAAGCGCCCGCAAGGGCCGCGCCGTCGCGCTGACGACACTGTCTGGTGACATCGAGGATGCACCCCGCATCGCCTCCGGCATTGGCGAACTGGACCGCGCCACCGGCGGCGGCTTCGTGCGCGGCTCGGCGCTCCTGGTTGGCGGCGACCCCGGCATCGGCAAATCGACATTGCTCACCCAGGCCGCAGCGGCACTCGCACGCCAGGGCCACCGCATCGTCTATGTGTCCGGCGAAGAGGCCGTCGCACAGATCCGGCTGCGCGCGCAGCGGCTGGGTGCCGCCTCGGCGCCGGTGGAACTCGCCGCCGAAACCAATGTCGAGGATATCCTGGCCACGATCGCCGACGGCAAGCGCCCGGATCTGGTCATCATCGATTCGATCCAGACCCTGTGGACAGACCTCGCCGATTCGGCCCCCGGGACGGTCACGCAGGTACGCGCGGCGGCCCAGGCGATGATCCGCTATGCGAAATCCACAGGCGCTGCGGTGGTGCTGGTCGGGCATGTGACCAAGGAAGGACAGATCGCCGGACCACGTGTCGTCGAGCACATGGTCGACGCCGTTCTCTACTTCGAAGGCGAAGGCGGCCACCACTTCCGCATCCTGCGCACGGTGAAGAACCGTTTCGGCCCGACCGACGAGATCGGCGTGTTCGAAATGTCGGACAAGGGCTTGCGGGAGGTCGCCAATCCTTCCGAGCTTTTCCTCGGCGAACGGCATGCAAAGTCGCCCGGCGCCGCGGTTTTCGCCGGAATGGAAGGCACCCGGCCGGTGCTGGTCGAGATCCAGGCTCTTGTCGCGCCCTCCTCTCTCGGCACGCCGCGCCGTGCGGTTGTCGGCTGGGACGGCGCGCGGCTGTCGATGATCCTGGCCGTCCTGGAAGCGCATTGCGGCGTGCGTTTCGGCCAGCACGACGTCTATCTGAATGTCGCCGGCGGCTATCGTATTTCAGAACCGGCTGCCGACCTCGCGGTGGCCGCGGCGCTGGTGTCGTCGCTCACCGGTCTTGCCCTTCCCGCTGATTGCGTCTATTTCGGCGAAATCAGCCTTTCCGGCGCCGTGAGACCGGTTGCGCATGCGCAACAGCGTCTCAAGGAGTCCGAGAAGCTGGGCTTCGGAAGCGCAGTCCTGCCCGTGGGCAGTGAGGAAATTGCCGGGGGTATAGGCGCCGGCGCTTTCCAGCCTACCGAGCTCGCCGATCTTGTGGCGCGCATCGCCGGCACTCGCCGCGGTCGTGCCACAGAGGACGAATGATAGGGCATATGGAGTAGGCGCAGGACATGCCGATTACGCTGCTAGACGGGATTCTCGCCGGCTTCACGCTTGTTTCTGCAATGCTTGCCATGGTGCGCGGCTTCTCTCGCGAGGTGCTGTCGATCGCCTCCTGGGCGGCAGCGGCGGTCGCGGCCTACCTGTTCTACAAGCCGGTCATTCCTTACGTTCAGCCTTATATCGACAATGAAAAGATCGCGATGGGCGCTGCCGCCGGCATCGTCTTCCTCATCGCATTGATCGTCGTGTCGGTCATCACCATGAAGATCGCCGACTGGATCATCGATTCCCGGGTTGGCGCGCTCGATCGCACGCTGGGCTTTCTCTATGGGGCGGCACGCGGCATTCTGGTCGTCGCTGTCGGCCTGATGTTCTTCAACTGGCTGGCGGGCGAGAAGGCACCGAACTGGGTTGCCGAATCGAAGTCGCGCCCGCTGCTGGAATCGATCGGCAAGTACATCGAAAGCGTGCTGCCGGAAGATCCGGAAAAGACGATCCTCAAGCAGCTCAACAAGAGCGGCGTGGTGCCAAACACTGGAACACCGCCCGCGGGTGCGCAGGCCCCTGCCCCCGAAGGCACAGTGCCTGAAAACAACGAGGCGCCGGCACCGGACGACGAGGCGCCGGCCGACCAGCCGCCTGCCGGCGGCAATGCGCCGGCTACAAACAACTGACGATCGTGTGAAACGCCGCGAGAGCACGTTGCTTTCGTGGCGTCATAGCCTTATATCGCGGTTTTAGCGGGCAAGAGGCTTCCGGCATGGCAGACGCAACCGACGTGCTTTGCGCCGAGGCAGATGACCACTTCCATGACGAATGTGGTGTCTTCGGTATTTTCGGCCGCCAGGATGCGGCCGCCATCACCACACTTGGGCTTCATGCCTTGCAGCATCGAGGCCAGGAAGCGGCGGGCATCGTCTCCTATGACGGCAACCAGTTCCATGTCGAACGGCATGTCGGCCTGATCGGCGACACCTTCACCAAGCAGTCGGTGATCGACCGGCTGCAAGGCAATCGTGCCATCGGCCACACACGCTACGCCACCACCGGCGGCGCCGGCTTGCGCAATGTGCAGCCCTTCTTCGCCGAGCTCTCCACCGGCGGTCTCGCCGTTGCCCACAACGGCAACATCACCAATGCGCTGACCGTGCAACGCACGCTGCAGAAGCAGGGTTCGATCTTCTCCTCGACATCCGACACCGAGACGATCCTGCATCTGGTCGCCACCTCCAAGGAACGCGACATCAATTCGCGTTTTATCGAGGCCATCCGCCAGCTGGAAGGCGCCTTCTCTCTGGTGGCGCTGACCTCGAAGAAGCTGATCGGCGTTCGCGATCCGTTGGGTATCCGCCCGCTGGTGCTGGGCGATCTCGACGGTGCCTGGATCCTCGCCTCTGAAACCTGCGCCCTCGACATCATCGGCGCCCGCTTCGTTCGCGACATCAAGCCCGGCGAGATGGTCGTCATCACCACCAAGGGTATCGAAAGCCATTTCCCATTCGAACCGCAGAAAACGCGCTTCTGCATTTTCGAATATGTCTATTTTGCCCGCCCGGACTCTTCGATAGAGGGCCGTAACGTCTATGACGTTCGGAAGCGCATCGGCGCCGAGCTGGCGCGCGAAAACCCGGTCGAAGCCGACATTGTCGTGCCGGTGCCGGATTCCGGAACCCCAGCCGCGATCGGCTTCAGCCAGGAAGCCGGCATTCCGTTCGAACTCGGCATCATCCGCAACCACTATGTTGGCCGCACCTTCATTTCGCCGGGCGATTCCATCCGCCACATGGGCGTCAAGCTGAAGCACAACGCCAACCGCCGCATGATCGAAGGCAAGCGTGTGGTGCTGGTCGACGATTCGATCGTGCGTGGCACCACGTCGCAGAAGATTGTGCAGATGGTGCGCGATGCCGGCGCCAAGGAAGTGCATATGCGCATCGCTTCGCCGCCGACCCGTGCGTCCTGTTTCTACGGCGTCGATACGCCGGAGAAGTCGAAGCTGCTCGCTTCACGCATGTCGGTGCAGGAAATGGCGGAATTCATCCGTGTCGACACGCTCGGTTTCCTCACCATCGAGGGGCTCTATCGCGCGGTCGGCGAGGCCGGCCGCAATGAAGAGCAGCCGCAGTTCTGCGACGCCTGCTTCACCGGCCAGTATCCGACGCGCCTGCTCGACCATGAAGGCGCCGACAATGTGCGCACGCTGTCGCTGCTGGCGAGCGGCGGTCAGTAAGTCGAGTGGCTTTCGCGTCAGTTCGTGGAAGCCTCCGATCCCTTCCACAGAGTACCCTGGCGCAATGTCAGCCGCTCACCCGGGCCGTGAACCGCGGCGTAAAGCAGCCCTGCGAAAAAGGTGAAGTGGTCGACAAAGAAGCCGAATTCGGCCTGGTTCGCCTGCCAGTGCGACGGGCCGTGGAACGAGAGCGCCAGGAAGATCACATAGGCAGCTGCCAGCAAGGCTGCTTCCGAAAAGAAGGCGCCGCTCAGGAAGGCCAGCACCAGCGCGACCTCGAAGATCGCCGCCAGCCAGGCCAGCAGCAGCGGAACCGGGAAACCCGCCGCCGCGATGTAAGCGGCCGTATTGGCCATCCCCGCAAACTTGAACGTTGCGGCCATGGCGAAGACACCGGCAAAAATCAGTCTTGCGGTGAGAATTGCAGCAGTCCGGCCCATCTTGTCCTCCTTTGCAAGCCGTGTTCGCTTCAAGGACGTCTGGACGTCGACTTTCCCGACATGCCCCGCGAAAATGCTGCGACCATTCGTCGAACCGGCCGTCGGCCGGGGCCGGCGGGGTTTCGTTTGCGTGGATTTCGTCCTATCTGGTCGCGCTGACCGTTCTCGTCATATTGGATGACCGCATGACTGCTACTCCAGACCTCACCGGCCGCCTCGCGGTCGTCACCGGCGCTTCGCGCGGTATCGGCTACTTCATCGCGAAGCAGATGGCGGCCGCCGGCGCACATGTCATCGCAGTTGCGCGTACCGTTGGCGGATTGGAGGAACTGGACGACGAGATCAAGGCGGAGCACGCCAGGACCGGCAAGGGCGAAGCGACGCTGGTGCCGCTCGACCTCACCGACATGGCCGGCATCGACCGGCTGGGCGGCGCGATCCATGAACGGTGGGGCAAGCTCGATATCCTGGTCGCCAATGCGGGCGTGCTCGGCGTGATTGCCCCGATCGGCCACGTCGAAGCCAAGACCTTTGAGAAAGTGATCAACGTCAACGTCACCTCGACGTGGCGATTGATCCGCTCGGTCGACCCCCTGCTCAGGCTTTCCGATGCAGGCCGGGCCATCCTGCTCTCGTCGGGCGCAGCACACTCGGCACGCGCTTTCTGGGGTCCTTACGCCGCCTCCAAGGCCGCGGTGGAAGCAATGGGGCGCTCCTGGGCGGACGAGACCCGCAATTCGCCGCTGCGCGTCAACATGGTCGATCCCGGCGCCACCCGTACCGCCATGCGCGCGCAGGCAGTGCCAGGCGAGAATCCGGACACCTTGCCGCACCCTTCCGAAATTGCAGCGCGCATCGTGCCGCTTGCCGGCCAGTCGGTCACCGAGACCGGCATGATCTTCCAGGCCAAGCCCAATCGCTGGGTCTCGTACCAGATGCCCGCCTAAGTCACGGGATCCGCAACGGGCATGGTTGCAGGATGAATTGCCCTCCCGGTATCGTTGCTCCTGGCAGGGGCATCAAATCGGGAGGAGTTTCCATGCGCAAACTGCTTTTCTTCTCCGCAACCGTGGCACTGATTCTTGCCGGATCCGCTCACGCCCAGGACAAAACGATGAGCTTCTTCGTCACCAGCGCTGGTTCCGGCAAGGGCGCGGATCTCGGCGGACTGGCTGGCGCCGATGCCCATTGCGGCAAGCTGGCCGAAGCTGCCGGTGTGACCGGCAAGACCTGGCACGCCTACCTTTCTAGCAAAGATGCGGACGCACGCGACCGAATCGGCAAGGGCCCATGGTTCAATGCCAAGGGCGAAAAGATAGCGGATGATGTCGCGTCACTGCACAGCGACAAGAACAACCTCACCAAGCAGACCGCGCTCAACGAAAAAGGTGAAGTGATCAATGGACGCGGCGACAAGCCGAACCGGCACGATATCCTGACCGGCTCCAACCCGGACGGCACCAGGGCTGCCGACAAGACCTGTGGCGACTGGACGCAGAGCGGTGCCGAAGGCGTCGCGCTGATGGGGCACTCCGATCGCACCGGGCTGGACGATTCGGCAGCGGCCAAATCCTGGAATTCGTCGCACGGCTCGCGCGGCGGCTGCAGCCAGGACGCGCTGAAAGGCACCGGCGGCGACGGGCTGTTCTATTGTTTCGCGGCGGAGTGAGCGAACCCGTGGCAACCGTCTGATCCAAGCCACACTTAAATCCAAGTTCGGTTGCTCTGTTCACTTTTGAAGGCAGCTGGCTCCGAAGGTTGATTCAGCTTTCGGGGCCATGCGTCATGGGCGCGCTTTCACGCGCGGCCAAGACTTGCTAGGTTCCGTCAACTCATTCATTCCCAATCCCAAAGTGAGGACTTTCCATGTCATCGACCGTTGCTCTGGTCTGGTATCTCGTGGTTGCCGGCCCGCAAGGCGGCATGGTCGTGCTGCCCAGCACCTTCGACAATCGCGAGCAGTGCGCGGGCGCCATCACCGAATTCCAGAAACAGCAGCCCGCACCGACCGGCTGGACGGTCCAGTGCGTGCCGAGCGCCTCGCCTTACGCCGACATGGGCGATGACGAGCCCGGCGCCGAACAGCAGCAGCAACAGCCGGCGGCACCGGCTCAGTAAGCCCGGCACGTTCAGGCGCCAAGCAATTCCAGCAAAAGTGTACAACGGTTTTCCGTCGGGAATTGCGTAGGCAAAAGCTGGAGTGTTTCTGCGTTTCCGTGAAAAACGGAAACGTGCCGAAACTGCGCCAACGCAAGCATTTGTCTGGCTCAGCAGCGCTGAGGCAGCCTCTCGTGTAGCTTGACAGCTACGGAGGGGCCTGGACCAATGACGATCCTGGCTCGGCCGTGCATTCCGCAACCGAGCCCACAATGACGGACGTCATTCTTTCCGATACGCGTGAAAAGGTGCTGGCAGGCATTCTGCTGACCAGCCTGGCCTATCTGCTGTTTTCGCTGCAGGACGCCTCGATCAAATTGCTGGTGACGGCTGCCACGGTCTGGCAGATCCTGTTCATTCGCAGCGCCACGATCCTGGTTGGCTGCCTTGCAACCGGCGGTCGGCGGCTGGTCGTCGATTCGGCACGCTCGCCGATCCTCAAATCCATGCTCCTGCGCAGCTTCCTCATCCTTGCGGCCTGGCTTTGCTACTACACGGCCGCCAAGACCTGCAGCTCGCCGAGCTCACCACCATCTATTTCGCCGCACCGATCATCGTGACGGCGCTGTCGATCGTGATCCTGAAGGAGCAAGTCCCGCTGCTGCGCTGGGTGGCCGTCCTGATGGGCTTCGGCGGCGTCTTCGTCGCCTGTGACCCGGCCAGCCTCGGCTTTTCACTGCCTGTTCTGCTGGTATTGGCCGCGGCCGGCTTCTGGGGGCTCTCCATCGTGTTGCTGAGCAAGGTCGCCACACAGGAGCGCACCACAGTGCAGCTCGTGCTCAACAATGCATTCTTTCTGGTGATCGCCGGAGTTCCACTGCTGTGGACCTGGCAGACACCGAGCTGGCAGGAGCTTCTCCTGATGATCGCCGTCGGTGTTCTCGGCGGCCTCGGCCAGTATTTCCTGTTCGAGGGCATGAAGCGGGCACCGATCTCCATCATCGCTCCGTTCGAATACACAGCCCTGCTCTGGGCCTTCGCGCTTGGTTTCCTGATCTGGGGCGACGTGCCGCGCGACGCCGTGTTTGTCGGCGCGGCCATCATCGTGCTTGCCGGTCTTGTCGTCGTCGCCAGCGAACGTTTCCGCAAGCCTGCAGCCTGAAGGACCGGTTTCCTGCCAGAAGGCTGTCAGTAGCCCGCAGCTAGTATGATCGGCACGGAGGGGCTGATGGCACAGGCGAATGAGGCTGAAAGGAACCGCGCACTCGGCATCCTGCTGGTGGCAGCATCGGCAATCGTCTTCGGCCTCAGCGGTGTGCTGACCAAATCGATCACTGCCGACGCGCTGACGGTTACGTGCTGGCGCGGATTTGTCGGCTTCCTGTTGATCGGAGTCTATGTGCGCTGGCGACCCGGGCAGACCGGGAAGCGGCCTGACATGCGGCTCGGCTGGCGTGGATGGCTCCTGGCCGTCGAAGGGGCCGCTGCCAGCATCGCTTTTATCGCGGCCTTCAAGTTCACCTATGTCGCCAATGTCGCGGTCATCTATGCAACGGCGCCATTCGTAACCGCCCTGCTCGCCTGGATACTGGTACGCGAACCTTTCCGGCTGCCAACCATGGCAGCGGCCATACTGTCGCTGTGCGGCGTCGCCGTCATGGTGCATTCCGGCCTCGGTACCGGCAATCTATTCGGCGACGGGCTGGCACTGCTGATGACCATCGGCAGTTCGCTCTACATGATCATGGTCCGTGGCTTTCGCGACACTCCCGTGGTCTGGGCCGGTGCGGTTTCCTCGTTGCTACTGTTCCTGTTCGGCTGGTTCGTCACGGATCCGTTGGCCATCAGCCGCCAGGATATCCTCCTGCTTGCGGTTTTCGGCACCTCCTTCGCGGTCGCCTCGGTGCTGTGGACCGAAGGCAGCAGACTGATCCCCGCCCCGGAGGCAGCGCTGCTCGGTGCCGCCGAGATTCCTGCCGCCGCGTTGTTCGCCTGGCTTTTCCTGTCCGAGTTCCCTCCCTATGCCAGTCTGGCAGGCGGAGCCGTTGTCCTCTGCGCGGTCCTCGCACACGGTTGGCATGACTGGAGTTCCGCGCAACGCCTGATGCAACTTTCCACAGGCAAGGCTGTAAAATAATTGCGCTGTCATGGAACCATCACAGAGCCCGCGCATTATTTTGGTGCGGGCCATGCTCTAGTCCCCCCAACCCCTCGGCCCGCCCCCCTCCAGCCGACCTCATGGTCGGCTTTTTCTTTGCACCCAGTCGACCTGACGGTCGGTTTTCCCCATACGTGCGCTCTCCCGTTTCGCATTGACCTTGATGTCACTTTCGATAGGGTCTGCGCGGTGCGGCCGGTGATCGGAGCGCACGAAGCGTCCGCAGGGACGCGCGACACCCTGAACTGCATTGGGAGTGACGCGGTATGATTCTCGGCGTTGGCCTGTTTGCCGCTGTCGCGATTGCCTGGCTGCTGATTGCGGCGATCGAGAAAGTGCGCCTCGGCCTCAGCTTCGCCCAGGCATTCCTGTACACGCCGTTCAAACTTGCCTACCGGATCACCGATCACAATCTCAGGACCATCCGCGACGCCAACGCGCCAGTGATCTATGCGATCGTTCACCAGTCGAAACTCGATCCGGCGCTGATGCTGTCGCTGTTGCCGGAGAACACGCTCCATATCCTCGACGAGGCCTCCGCACGATCCTTCTGGCTGGAACCCTGGCGCGAGCTCGCCCGCACCATCGCCTTCAACGCCGAACATGTTTTCGTCAGCCGGCGTCTGGTGCGCGTCCTGAAAGGGCGAGGTCGCCTCGCGGTCTATTTCCCGGATGCCGTCGAGCCGGACGTGAAATCGTTCCGGCTCTACCGCGCGGTGTCGCGCATCGCCTTGCAGGCGGATGCCCGTATCGTGCCGATCTTCGTCGGTGGCGCCCGCTGGCTTCCCAGCTCGCTGACCCCCGCAGAGCTGGCCCCTCGCAGGCTGTTCCCCAGACTCGTGGTCAGCGTGCTGCCCCCGATGACACTTGAGCAACTGGCTGCGCGAGATGGCGAACCGGCGCGAAATCGCGGCAATGCGCTGTTCGACTATGTTGCGGAAGCACGCTTCGGCGCCACCGATCTCAGCCGCGGCCTGTTCCAGTCGATCCGCGATGCTTCCGATCGTTTCGGCGCTTCCCATCCCGTCATTGAAGACGTGGTGAGCGGAACGCTCAGCTACAGAACACTTTTTGCCGGCGCCCGCGTCTTCGGTCAGCGCGTCGAAGCACGCACGGCCCCCGGCGAGGCCGTCGGCGTGCTTCTGCCCAATACCAACGCCATGGTGATCTCATTGCTTGGAATGTGGTCATCCGGCCGGGTCGCAGCGATGATCAACTACACGGCAGGCCCGGCCAATGTGACTTCCGCCGTGCGCACGGCGGTGATCCGCACCGTCGTCTCCTCGCGCGCCTTCATCGAAAAGGCGTCGCTTGCCGATGTCGTCACCGCTGCCGAAGAAGGTGGCGCGAAGTTCCTTTGGCTCGAGGACATTCGCGAGACCACGTCCGGCCTCGAAAAGCTTGCCGCGGCAGCCTGCTGGCGCTGGCCGCTGCAGCCGCAGGACGCACA
This genomic window contains:
- a CDS encoding DMT family transporter; the protein is MAQANEAERNRALGILLVAASAIVFGLSGVLTKSITADALTVTCWRGFVGFLLIGVYVRWRPGQTGKRPDMRLGWRGWLLAVEGAAASIAFIAAFKFTYVANVAVIYATAPFVTALLAWILVREPFRLPTMAAAILSLCGVAVMVHSGLGTGNLFGDGLALLMTIGSSLYMIMVRGFRDTPVVWAGAVSSLLLFLFGWFVTDPLAISRQDILLLAVFGTSFAVASVLWTEGSRLIPAPEAALLGAAEIPAAALFAWLFLSEFPPYASLAGGAVVLCAVLAHGWHDWSSAQRLMQLSTGKAVK
- a CDS encoding AMP-binding protein — translated: MILGVGLFAAVAIAWLLIAAIEKVRLGLSFAQAFLYTPFKLAYRITDHNLRTIRDANAPVIYAIVHQSKLDPALMLSLLPENTLHILDEASARSFWLEPWRELARTIAFNAEHVFVSRRLVRVLKGRGRLAVYFPDAVEPDVKSFRLYRAVSRIALQADARIVPIFVGGARWLPSSLTPAELAPRRLFPRLVVSVLPPMTLEQLAARDGEPARNRGNALFDYVAEARFGATDLSRGLFQSIRDASDRFGASHPVIEDVVSGTLSYRTLFAGARVFGQRVEARTAPGEAVGVLLPNTNAMVISLLGMWSSGRVAAMINYTAGPANVTSAVRTAVIRTVVSSRAFIEKASLADVVTAAEEGGAKFLWLEDIRETTSGLEKLAAAACWRWPLQPQDAQKPAVILFTSGSEGHPKAVVLSNRNLVANAMQAEARLTISPRDILFNVLPAFHSFGLTCGTILPLVSGMRAFLYPSPLHYKIIPEIAGKKHPTVMIGTDTFLANYARHAGDGDFASLRFIVAGAEPVKAETRRIYRDRFQAEIVEGFGLTEAAPVVAVNTAIHSREGTVGRLLPAIRMRLDAVEGIKDGGRLWLAGPNMMMGYMTADRPGELQQLENWHDTGDIVSADRDGFITIRGRAKRFAKIAGEMVSLGAVEMMVRSLWPEDNHAAVAVPDKRRGERIVLVTTADDADPEDLRKFSKQHGAAELMVPHDIVKVDTLPVLGSGKTDYVATKKLAMEQLGLTV